The sequence CCTTACTGGCACTTCCTACGGTGGTTATAGGTCTTCTGGTCTACTCCTTTATTTCACGGCGTGGAATACTCGGACCAATGGAACTTCTCTATACCCAGAAAGCCATAATTATCGGCCAGGTCATTTTAATTGTCCCCCTTATCTGCTCCTTAACCATTGCAGCTATCAGCAGGATAGATACCCGCTATCGAAAGACAGCTCTCACCCTTGGGGCAACACAAAAGCAGATGGCCCTGGTGATCATTAAAGAAGCCCGTTATGGCATTGGCGCTGCTGTTATTGCTGCATTTGGTAGAGTCATAGCCGAAGTTGGAATCAGCATGATGCTTGGAGGAAATGCCAAAGGCTTTACCCGCACCATGACTACAGCCATGGCCCTTGAATATGACAAAGGTGAATTTGTCCTGTCCGTGGCCCTTGGTCTTACACTCATGAGCATAGCTTTTGCAGTAAATATGCTCTTCCATTTTTTTCAGGGAAGGACCAGGGTCGATGCTGTATAAAATCCGTAAAATGACAAAGACTTTTAAGAATCGGACGATATTAAATCTTGAACAACTCGATATCGAGAAGGGAAAGATCTATGCTCTCGTTGGTGCAAATGGCGCTGGAAAGACAACCCTTCTCAACATCCTGTCATTTCTCGACAAACCCCATACAGGACAGCTTGATTTTTGTGGAGAACCGGTTCTGTACGGCAACCACCAACTCCTGAAACTCAGACGCAAGGTTGTCCTCCTTGACCAATACCCCATACTCTTCACAGGACCAGTATGGAAAAATATAGAATTTGGCCTCAAGGTCCGATCCATTCCCAGAGCGCAATGCAAAAAACGTGTTGAGGAAGTCCTCAATCTTGTTGGGATGGGGGATTTTTTCCATGCAGAAGGTCATAAACTTTCCGGTGGAGAGACCAAACGAGTAGCTTTGGCCAGAGCACTGGCAATAGAGCCTGAAGTACTCCTCTGTGATGAACCAACAGCAAATGTGGACGCTGAAAATCAGGCAATCATCCTGAACATTTTACAGCAGATTAACTCTGAGCAAAAAACTTCGATTATCTTTGCCACTCACTACCTCTCCCAGATGCGAAGGCTGGCCAGCCATACCCTTACCCTGGAACATGGCCATCTCTCACAGCAAAAGAAAGAAAATAGCTATACCTGTACCGTGATAACCAGAAAAGAGAATGGACTGCTCTGTTATCTCAATGACGCAGTTTCTCTTTTTTTTGCCGGGAATAGTCATCCAGAAGTAGAAAAAGGTACAAAAATCCACATAGACCCACTCAGAATTTCCATTGGTAAATCAAAAAA comes from Desulfocapsa sulfexigens DSM 10523 and encodes:
- a CDS encoding ABC transporter permease — its product is MDLLFDSIQSAIALLLTRDPELLNIVWVSVKVSALSTVIASLAGIPGGFLIAYSEFYGKRLLLTCLNTLLALPTVVIGLLVYSFISRRGILGPMELLYTQKAIIIGQVILIVPLICSLTIAAISRIDTRYRKTALTLGATQKQMALVIIKEARYGIGAAVIAAFGRVIAEVGISMMLGGNAKGFTRTMTTAMALEYDKGEFVLSVALGLTLMSIAFAVNMLFHFFQGRTRVDAV
- a CDS encoding ATP-binding cassette domain-containing protein produces the protein MLYKIRKMTKTFKNRTILNLEQLDIEKGKIYALVGANGAGKTTLLNILSFLDKPHTGQLDFCGEPVLYGNHQLLKLRRKVVLLDQYPILFTGPVWKNIEFGLKVRSIPRAQCKKRVEEVLNLVGMGDFFHAEGHKLSGGETKRVALARALAIEPEVLLCDEPTANVDAENQAIILNILQQINSEQKTSIIFATHYLSQMRRLASHTLTLEHGHLSQQKKENSYTCTVITRKENGLLCYLNDAVSLFFAGNSHPEVEKGTKIHIDPLRISIGKSKNSLAENTLRGVVVKIEQNNTLIRIDMDCGLRIRVVLTKDEYRDLQPQVGEKLQIGIPDEAIEFSP